In Colletotrichum destructivum chromosome 1, complete sequence, the sequence ACCCCCCTGACATTCCATCCTAGACTGCGTCTCGTTCAAGCCCAACAGCACCaacatcgtcgtccagaACCTCGACTGCACGGGCTCCCACGGCATGAGCGTCGGCTCCCTGGGCCAGtacaagggcgagacggacaTTGTCGAGAACCTGTACATCTACAACaccaccatggccgacgccAGCGACGCCGCGCGCATCAAGGTCTGGCCCGGCATCGAGACGGCCTTCCAGACGctcctcaacggcggcggcggcctcggccgcgtccgGAACGTCACCTACGACACCTTCAAGAACATCAACAATGACcgcgccatcaccatcacccaGTGCTACGGTCAGAAGAACCAGACCCTGTGCGAGGAGTTCCCGGTAGGTTGCACTCAACCCGGGAACTAGAGCGCACTCAcgctgactgactgactgcctTCTGTCCCCCGTATCTAGGCCAACTTGACCATTTCCGACATCACCCTCAAGAACATCTACGGAACCACGTCAAAGAAGCTCGACCCGCAAGCCGGCACCTTGGTGTGCAGTGCTCCAGACGTaagtacacacacacacacacacacaccccaTGTTGTACCAAGAGGGGCATATGTACGAGACTAACACCCCGCTCCTCGATACAACAGCGCTGCAGCAACATCCGCGCCGAGAACGTCACGGTCACGGTCCCCAGCGGGAAGACGCCCGAGTGGGAGTGCAAGAACATTGACAGGAGCCTCTTGAAGATCAACTGCGCCGGCGGAACGGGCGATGAGCGCGACACCACAAACGGATAGGTCGTGGATGTGTCTTGTGCAAGACTGGGTGGATTTGTCAAGCAATACATCTCTCTTGACGGCACTGCCACAAGAGGAAAGacaaaaaataaaaacatAAAACACTACAGAGAAATGCACATTTCCTTAAGCAAACCCATCGACCAAGAAGAGCCGTCAAATCCATAGAATAGTGGGCTCCAGACCCGGAGGGTATACCTCCTGTCCTCCCCACCTGTGcctttcgtcctcgtcctcattCCTTTGCTCCCCCctcacctcctcctcctcatcctcctcatcccaTTGGCTGTAATCAACATGGGTCCACGGGGCCGTGATATTGAACATcccctcgacttcctccagCCTCTGGTCCAAGTCGTCGCGcacgtcgacctcgagagcCGCCAGCGCCTGCTTCATCTCCGCAAACACCTCGTTCATGATGAGTCCGGGCACGAGCGCCGGGTCGACGTTCATGTGCTTCCCCGTGCGGACCTCCCTCTCGGTGCGGTTTCTCACGATGTTAAACCACTGCCACAGCCGGCGGGCCGTGTCGCGGTTCCTGGGCTCCGCGAGGTGGTATCCGCCGTGCCGGACGTCCTCCCCGAGGAAGATCTCCGCCCGGCACCAGTTGCACTCCCTGGTCTGGTCCGGGTTGTCGTGGAGCGTCGCCTTGTTCATCACCACGCAGTCCGGCGAGAGGCCCCAGCCGACCAGCGGCGCCTCGCACGTCGAGCACTCCAGGGACTGTCTGCACACGGGGCAGTTATGTGGCTCCCCGGCCTCCGATCTGATCTTTTTCCATCGCGCGAGGCATTCGTCGCCGATGATGTGCCCACACCAGAGGATCACGGGCACCTCCTTTTTGTCATCGTTTCGATGCGAAGGATAATTATCCCAGTGGAGCTGGCCCACGACGATggtgtcgtcgccgcagATGATGCACGGGATGTCGATTTTGATGCTCTTGTCCTGCAGTGCCCGCATGTAGTCGTCGCGAATCGCAGGCCAGAATCCGTCAGATCGGACGTGCAAGCTTGGCTCAGGGGTTTCCCTGGAGGGACGAACTGGACTTGCGCTTCCCACGGGTACGAGGGTCTTGTCCTCCCCGGACTcgctctcctcctcgtcgcccgagtCGTCCTCTGGTTCGCTCTCCGAGTAGTCCCCCGGGATATCTTCCGAGTCTTCCTCACTATCATCCTCGGATTCTTCGCTAATGCCAATGGCAGCGGGGCCAGGTTTCTTTGTCACCTTGGTCTTCTTTGCTGGCCTCTCGTCATCTGTAGAATCCTCGGACTCTTCGGATTCCGACATCTTGCGCTTGCTGCCTCTTCCAACCCTCTTGGGCACGGGTtcgggagaggaagaaggggagcTGCCCGATGAGGAGCTCTCCATTTCCCGACGGGAGGCGGCTCTTGTCTTCATGCCGTGGCAGCTGGCGACCGGGCGGGTGTTTTTCTTAGGAGCCATCTTGGTCGAATAGTGCAGCAAGTTTCGTGAGCGCGGGTTCGCAGGAAAGGATGCTTAGAAACAAGGGCGGTGGTGCGGAAAGGAATCAGGAGCTGTAGTTGGCACTTGGCTAAGATATGTTGGGTATGTTGGAAGAAACGATGTCAAATCGGTTAATGAACAGGCGAGTAGAATAGTGTGTGGTGGTGAAATGGTATTGAATGTGTCTTGTGTCTGGAACATCGGACCATAGTAGAGAAGAAGCCGAGTTTCTATATACTCATCGTATTGGTAGTAGAGTCTATCACAGTACAGCATACAACCCAATTGTTTAGGAAGCCGCAGGTACAATAAGTCAATAACCCTACAACCGCGTTGTTCTCACTTCAAAGAAAGCTCAACTCGGCTGGACAACAGCCCAAAGACAGCTTGGCTGTCGGCTATTTTTCACTGGCCGAGTCCTTTGTGCCCGGAGAACGGCGCTGTTCTGTCACTTGTTCTCAAAATCACCTTGTCTCCCCTTTTTCGTTCATCTTTGCTAAGAAAACCCTCTTCTCGACGTGTCACATACTGAACAAACGTGTTGCTAATCTTGCCTGGACATGAGATTTTACACCAAGCCCCGGCAATATTCTACTATTCTACTCAAACCCAAAAATCGGATATTCGATGAGCAGACTGAACTGGGCCGACTGTTGCACTGTAACTTCACAACTGAGGCAAAAGCCCGGGTTTCCATTATTCTGACAATGATAATGTCAAAAGTTGCGTGACTTTGGAGTGTGTATGAACTTTTGAGATATCTGATGGATCCGTTTTCAACCAAAGCAtgtttcctttttcttctcccccccccccgaacTCATACACGATTCTTGCCGAAAACTACGATAATTACTCCCATCACCATTTCTCAATTAAAGCGGTCGATGAACTTGACAACCTTCCGTCCGCCGGTGGACAGCTCGaactcgtcgaggccgtccaggAACACCAGCCGGAAccgctcctcgtcggcggcgcaCAAGCTGAAGAACGTCCCGATCCGCTTcgcgagctcctccttggagacgatgccgtcgccgtcgtcgccgtgtcCACTACCGCCCACGTCCTCGCCAGCCCGAAGCACCCGCACCTCGAGCCACGCCTGGTCGGACCCCTCGGCCTTGTCCAGCACCACCTGCCACTGCAGGATCCCCAGCCGCGCGTCGTTCATCAGCGGCACCAGGTTGCGGAACTCGTAGTACTCGCCGCCCCACTCGAAGCTGAACCGCCGGTCCCGGCCGTACAGCCGGAGCACGTACATGTGCTGCCGCTCCCGCGTCGggatcgccgccgccgcctgcggGGGAAGCCGGTGCAGCGAGCCAATGTCGCCCGTGATGTACCGCACGAGCGGGTTCCGCAGCCGCGTCAGCGACGTCTGGGCGATCATCCCGCGCTCGCCGTCCGGGACGCAGGCCGAGACGGGGCTGGCGTCGTTCTCCGGCACGCACGTCGGCAGGATCTCGATCCGGGTCATCCGGTCATCGACGATGAAGTCCTGGAAGTcgccggcggacgaggcgtCCTCCTGGTGATGGTCTCGCGACAGGtgcgtgctgctggccgcGTAGGGCCCGCCCTCGGCGCTGCCCAGGATGGAGCAGATCTGGGTCTCCGGGCCGAGCACGGCGCGGATGTGGGTGCGTTGCGCCGTCGTGAGGCTCTCCGAGGTGTAGATGATCTTGTTGATGCTGAACTTGGCCCGCTCGTCTGGCGGAAGAGTCGATATGTATTGTACCATGGACACGATCTGGCCCGAGTCGCCGCTCAGCACGTTGGCGCTGTACTGCGTGACGAgccggacgacggcggcgggcggcatGTCGTGTCCTGCTGCAAGCAccgtggcgccggcgtttTCCAACAGCTCCAAGGTCAGGTCCAACGACCTAGTCGAATGAGCGGCGGTTAGTTATGAccattctcttcttccctctccccccttct encodes:
- a CDS encoding Putative ANL domain-containing protein, which translates into the protein MSVTYTAQCFVRPSLSTLRSPYEHLTPAESDRAFSLADVLAIRSIHPFYSPHVLYPPNADAIRKARRRAARGVGEMDLKRQPLLWKKDLYTAIERLINDPSPQNTFRQSIYTSTTGGGSGSKPLFFATDVHENRRQRALFGRFLRHIGLATEKDWIVTVHAAGNLYRSLDLTLELLENAGATVLAAGHDMPPAAVVRLVTQYSANVLSGDSGQIVSMVQYISTLPPDERAKFSINKIIYTSESLTTAQRTHIRAVLGPETQICSILGSAEGGPYAASSTHLSRDHHQEDASSAGDFQDFIVDDRMTRIEILPTCVPENDASPVSACVPDGERGMIAQTSLTRLRNPLVRYITGDIGSLHRLPPQAAAAIPTRERQHMYVLRLYGRDRRFSFEWGGEYYEFRNLVPLMNDARLGILQWQVVLDKAEGSDQAWLEVRVLRAGEDVGGSGHGDDGDGIVSKEELAKRIGTFFSLCAADEERFRLVFLDGLDEFELSTGGRKVVKFIDRFN
- a CDS encoding Putative Zinc finger, RING-type; the encoded protein is MAPKKNTRPVASCHGMKTRAASRREMESSSSGSSPSSSPEPVPKRVGRGSKRKMSESEESEDSTDDERPAKKTKVTKKPGPAAIGISEESEDDSEEDSEDIPGDYSESEPEDDSGDEEESESGEDKTLVPVGSASPVRPSRETPEPSLHVRSDGFWPAIRDDYMRALQDKSIKIDIPCIICGDDTIVVGQLHWDNYPSHRNDDKKEVPVILWCGHIIGDECLARWKKIRSEAGEPHNCPVCRQSLECSTCEAPLVGWGLSPDCVVMNKATLHDNPDQTRECNWCRAEIFLGEDVRHGGYHLAEPRNRDTARRLWQWFNIVRNRTEREVRTGKHMNVDPALVPGLIMNEVFAEMKQALAALEVDVRDDLDQRLEEVEGMFNITAPWTHVDYSQWDEEDEEEEVRGEQRNEDEDERHRWGGQEVYPPGLEPTILWI